One Mobula hypostoma chromosome 5, sMobHyp1.1, whole genome shotgun sequence DNA segment encodes these proteins:
- the LOC134346652 gene encoding RNA-binding protein 4-like produces the protein MVKIFVGNLPRLTTAEEIRALFEKYGEVSECDLIKNYGFVHMDNKEAAKEAIQGLHHYKLHGVAINVEASKSMTKSSTKLHVGKVSPNCTSEELQAKFEEYGTVLECDIIKDYAFVHMERGEDAMAAIKGLDGTELKGKRIHVELSKSRLRVQPGMGEKNTCFRCGKDGHWSKECPADRPELAVGFATDYLDPFAMSARYGDQPFFDSRYVDYYEKYRAGAYGAVGTPYPDRWGAQLGAYSAGLRERLPKALEAYSQSAISQPPTYYARDRSPLRRAVVSAVTDYATAATEYAAAATASATASDYASYAAQDYTGANFAAAAAAAGYGAANATTTSDYTNASYTAADYASAYGFDYSSAAASSAAYSAGSTGEVFARQSQYSAY, from the exons ATGGTGAAAATATTCGTGGGGAACCTGCCGCGACTGACGACGGCCGAGGAGATCCGGGCCCTGTTCGAGAAGTACGGCGAAGTGAGcgagtgtgacctcatcaag AACTATGGATTTGTGCACATGGACAACAAGGAGGCAGCCAAGGAGGCGATTCAGGGTCTGCATCACTACAAGCTGCATGGAGTCGCCATCAACGTGGAGGCCAGCAAGAGCATGACCAAGTCCTCCACCAAGCTCCACGTGGGCAAAGTGAGCCCCAACTGTACGAGCGAGGAGCTTCAGGCCAAGTTCGAGGAGTATGGAACCGTGCTGGAGTGCGACATCATCAAGGATTACGCCTTTGTGCAcatggagagaggggaagatgctATGGCAGCCATCAAAGGGCTGGATGGCACAGAGTTAAAAG GCAAGCGGATACACGTGGAGCTGTCCAAGAGCCGATTACGGGTGCAGCCTGGAATGGGTGAGAAGAACACCTGCTTCCGGTGCGGAAAGGATGGCCATTGGTCCAAGGAGTGCCCAGCAGACCGGCCGGAGCTGGCGGTGGGCTTCGCAACCGATTACCTCGACCCCTTCGCCATGTCCGCCCGCTACGGCGATCAGCCGTTTTTCGACAGCCGCTACGTCGACTACTATGAGAAGTACCGGGCAGGTGCCTATGGAGCGGTGGGGACACCCTACCCCGACCGCTGGGGGGCCCAGCTGGGGGCCTACAGCGCCGGGCTGAGAGAGCGCTTGCCCAAGGCGTTGGAGGCATACAGCCAAAGTGCCATCTCCCAACCACCCACCTACTACGCCCGCGATCGCAGCCCCCTGCGGCGTGCGGTAGTCTCCGCAGTCACTGACTACGCCACGGCCGCCACAGAGTACGCCGCTGCTGCCACAGCCTCCGCCACTGCCTCTGACTACGCCAGCTACGCCGCCCAGGACTACACTGGCGCCAACTTCGCTGCTGCAGCCGCTGCTGCAGGTTATGGAGCAGCCAACGCCACCACCACCAGCGACTACACCAACGCCAGCTACACTGCCGCTGACTACGCCAGCGCTTACGGCTTCGACTACTCCAGTGCAGCGGCCAGCAGTGCTGCCTACTCTGCCGGCTCCACCGGTGAGGTCTTCGCGAGACAGTCGCAGTACTCTGCCTACTGA